Below is a window of bacterium DNA.
CTCCTTGCGCCCGAGGACGAAGATCTCGGCGCCGCGCGCGAAGACGCGCCGCCCCCACGAGAACGCCGCCTCGACGGCGGCGAGCGGAATGCGGCGTCCGTCCAGCCGCGCCCAGGCGTGCTCGGTCATCAACGCGATCGCGCTCATCGTCTCCCCTTTCGGCGGCCCGCGCCGCGCGACGGTTCGTCCCGCGGGGAAAGACGACGCGGCGCGCGGCCGCTGACTGGGGGACGGACGCGGCCCTGCGCGCTCAGCCGCCCTGCGCGCTCAGCCGCGCGGCGCGAGGGCGCGCGCCACCGCGTCGGCCAGCTCGTCGCCCTCGCCCGGCAGCAGCGTGCGCGGATCGAAGAGCACGACGCCGTCCTGCGCGCGCGCCACGACCGGCGGATCGCCGCGCCGCAGCCGCGCGAGCAGCTCCTCCTCCGCCACGCCCGGGGCGAAGAAGGCGACGAGCCACGTCGGCAGATCGGTCTCCGGCGCGGACCCGCCGCCGACGCGCGAGACGCCGCGGCGCAGCTCGACGAACGCCCCCGGCGCGACGCGCGCGAGACGCGCCGCCAACGACTCGGCCGCGCGCCGCAGTTCATCCTCCGCGCGGTCGAGCATGAAGACCGCCGG
It encodes the following:
- a CDS encoding L-seryl-tRNA(Sec) selenium transferase; this translates as FTAEVGVAELSALARRAGRPLVVDQGCGRLFKDGPGPRDEVSVEEILERGADLVCFSGDKLLGGPQCGVLVGAPDVVAACAKNPLARALRPGKLTIAALAATLRAWLRDDPAASLPAVFMLDRAEDELRRAAESLAARLARVAPGAFVELRRGVSRVGGGSAPETDLPTWLVAFFAPGVAEEELLARLRRGDPPVVARAQDGVVLFDPRTLLPGEGDELADAVARALAPRG